One stretch of Caballeronia sp. Lep1P3 DNA includes these proteins:
- the araG gene encoding L-arabinose ABC transporter ATP-binding protein AraG yields the protein MDTTTDSVSGAHAIDERAAYLELDDITVSFPGVRALDGVSLSVRAGEVHGLMGENGAGKSTLLKVLSGVNRPQAGTLKLDGVAQRFTTTREAIAAGIAIIYQELHLVPELTVAENLMLGRLPNRAGVLDERALVKRAVAELERLGERIDPRTPVKNLSIGQRQMIEIGKALMRDARVIAFDEPTSSLSARETKQLFRIIDALRADGRAIIYVTHRMDEVYELCDRVTVFRDGRRIETFDSVAGLSRDRLIGCMVGRSIADVYGYRPREAGEVMIEAKGLLGPGLSEPVSFSARRGEIVGFFGLVGAGRSELMKLLYGAAKASAGHVELKGKRVAFKSPRDAVRAGIALCPEDRKQEGIVAIASVADNLNISARRHFSPARFLLDARRERALAQEYIAKLAIKTRSGETAIGTLSGGNQQKVILSRWLAERIDVFLMDEPTRGIDVGARAEIYNLLYELAEAGRTVILVSSDLAEVIGVSDRIIVMKEGRIAGALPKAQASPDELIKLALPR from the coding sequence ATGGACACGACGACCGACAGCGTGAGCGGCGCGCACGCGATCGACGAGCGCGCAGCGTACCTCGAACTCGATGACATCACGGTGAGCTTTCCGGGCGTGCGCGCGCTCGACGGCGTGTCGTTGTCGGTGCGCGCGGGCGAAGTGCATGGTCTGATGGGCGAGAACGGCGCGGGCAAGTCGACGTTGCTCAAGGTGCTGTCGGGCGTCAACAGGCCGCAGGCGGGCACGTTGAAGCTCGATGGCGTGGCGCAGCGTTTCACGACGACGCGCGAGGCGATTGCGGCGGGCATCGCGATCATCTATCAGGAACTGCACCTCGTTCCCGAGCTGACGGTTGCCGAGAATCTGATGCTCGGGCGGTTGCCGAATCGCGCGGGCGTGCTCGACGAACGCGCGCTCGTGAAGCGCGCGGTGGCCGAACTGGAACGTTTAGGCGAACGAATCGATCCGCGAACGCCTGTCAAGAACCTGTCCATCGGACAGCGGCAGATGATCGAGATCGGCAAGGCGCTGATGCGCGATGCGCGCGTGATCGCCTTCGACGAACCGACGAGTTCGCTTTCCGCACGCGAAACGAAGCAGCTTTTTCGCATCATCGATGCATTGCGCGCCGATGGCCGCGCGATCATCTACGTCACGCACCGCATGGACGAAGTGTATGAACTGTGCGACCGCGTGACCGTGTTCCGCGATGGCCGGCGCATCGAAACCTTCGACTCGGTCGCGGGGCTTTCGCGCGACCGGCTCATCGGCTGCATGGTCGGGCGCTCGATCGCGGACGTGTACGGCTATCGCCCGCGCGAAGCCGGCGAAGTGATGATCGAAGCGAAAGGCCTGCTCGGTCCCGGACTTTCCGAGCCGGTGTCGTTCAGCGCGCGGCGCGGCGAGATCGTCGGCTTCTTCGGTCTCGTCGGCGCGGGCCGCTCCGAGTTGATGAAGCTGCTATACGGTGCGGCAAAGGCAAGCGCGGGCCACGTCGAGCTGAAGGGCAAGCGCGTGGCGTTCAAAAGCCCGCGCGACGCCGTGCGCGCCGGCATCGCGCTGTGTCCGGAAGACCGCAAGCAGGAAGGCATCGTGGCGATCGCGTCGGTGGCCGATAACCTCAACATCAGCGCACGCCGGCACTTCAGCCCCGCGCGCTTCCTGCTCGATGCACGCCGCGAGCGCGCGCTCGCGCAGGAATACATCGCGAAGCTCGCGATCAAGACGCGCAGCGGCGAAACGGCTATCGGCACGCTCTCGGGCGGCAATCAGCAGAAGGTGATTCTCTCGCGCTGGCTCGCGGAACGCATCGACGTGTTCCTGATGGACGAGCCCACGCGCGGCATCGATGTCGGCGCGCGCGCCGAGATCTATAACCTTCTGTATGAGCTTGCCGAAGCGGGCCGCACGGTGATTCTCGTATCGAGCGATCTCGCCGAAGTCATCGGCGTGTCGGACCGCATCATCGTGATGAAGGAAGGACGCATTGCCGGCGCGCTGCCGAAAGCGCAGGCGTCGCCGGATGAACTGATCAAGCTCGCCTTGCCCCGCTGA
- the araH gene encoding L-arabinose ABC transporter permease AraH: protein MSQAMQTPGTSSTSDSGAPVTPSQARVWDLVNKSGIVVVFLVLFAALSVSVPGFLTPRNIQGLLLSVTLIGSIAVTMMFVLALGEVDLSVASIVAFAGVMASTVITATHSVTLGIAAGVLAGGAVGLVNGVLIARFRINSLIATLAMMEAVRGLAFLTSNGDAVMISEERFFDLGGGSFLGISYPIWSNIVGFVVFGFLLKKTVFGKNVLAVGGNSEAAVLAGLPVTRIKITVFVLQGLVTGFAGVMLASRMSLGDPKTSVGLELGVISACVLGGVSLTGGVATISGVLVGVLIMGAVQDAMSLLNVPTFYQYLIRGGILLLAVLFDQFRRSKRVV from the coding sequence ATGAGCCAAGCCATGCAAACTCCAGGCACTTCCTCAACGAGCGATTCCGGCGCACCGGTCACGCCTTCGCAGGCGCGCGTGTGGGACCTCGTCAACAAGTCGGGCATCGTCGTGGTGTTCCTGGTGCTGTTCGCGGCGCTGTCCGTGAGCGTGCCGGGCTTTCTCACGCCGCGCAACATCCAGGGCCTGCTGCTATCGGTCACGCTGATCGGCTCGATCGCGGTCACGATGATGTTCGTGCTCGCGCTGGGTGAAGTCGATCTGTCGGTCGCGTCCATCGTCGCATTCGCGGGCGTCATGGCATCGACCGTCATTACCGCGACGCATAGCGTGACGCTCGGCATCGCAGCCGGCGTGCTGGCGGGCGGCGCGGTCGGGCTCGTGAACGGCGTGCTGATCGCGCGCTTCAGGATCAACTCGCTGATCGCCACGCTCGCGATGATGGAAGCGGTGCGCGGTCTCGCGTTCCTCACGTCGAACGGCGACGCGGTGATGATCTCGGAGGAGCGCTTCTTCGATCTCGGCGGCGGCTCGTTTCTCGGCATCTCGTATCCGATCTGGAGCAACATCGTCGGCTTCGTCGTGTTCGGCTTCCTGCTGAAGAAGACCGTGTTCGGCAAGAACGTGCTGGCGGTGGGCGGCAATAGCGAGGCAGCGGTGCTGGCGGGCTTGCCGGTCACGCGCATCAAGATCACGGTGTTCGTGCTGCAAGGGCTCGTGACGGGCTTCGCGGGCGTAATGCTCGCATCGCGCATGAGTCTCGGCGATCCGAAAACGTCGGTCGGGCTGGAACTCGGCGTGATCTCCGCGTGCGTGCTGGGCGGCGTCTCGCTGACGGGCGGCGTCGCGACGATATCGGGCGTGCTGGTCGGCGTGCTCATCATGGGCGCGGTGCAGGACGCGATGAGCCTGCTCAACGTGCCGACTTTCTATCAGTACCTGATTCGCGGCGGCATTCTGCTGCTCGCGGTGCTGTTCGACCAGTTCCGCCGCAGCAAGCGTGTGGTGTAG
- a CDS encoding IS5 family transposase translates to MTQLHLGLNLSTKRTRKREFLDEMRRVVPWSRLIELIEPHYPKGKAGRPPFPIATMLHIHFLQQWFSLSDPAMEEALYDVPLYREFAGLDGAMTRLPDETTILRFRHLLEAHGIAAQILAVVNEILRDKGLMLKAGSAVDATLVAAPSSTKNGSGTRDPEMQSTQKGRNWYFGMKAHVGVDAESGLVHTVIGTAANVHDINVAHALLHGEETSVYADAAYQGIEKREQAGSARWHVAMRPSKRRKLNLDDPVDAIYDKIERLKAGIRAKVEHPFRILKRQFGYTKTRYRGLAKNTAQITTLFALGNLWMMRNALRHS, encoded by the coding sequence ATGACGCAACTTCATCTCGGTTTGAACCTTTCGACCAAGCGAACGCGTAAGCGGGAGTTTTTGGACGAGATGAGACGAGTGGTGCCATGGTCAAGATTGATCGAGTTGATCGAGCCGCACTATCCAAAGGGCAAAGCCGGACGTCCTCCTTTTCCAATCGCGACGATGTTGCATATTCACTTCCTGCAACAATGGTTTAGTCTGTCGGATCCAGCGATGGAAGAGGCCCTCTACGATGTGCCGCTGTATCGGGAGTTCGCGGGTCTCGACGGCGCGATGACCCGCCTCCCGGATGAAACGACCATCCTGCGGTTTAGGCACCTGCTCGAAGCACATGGGATCGCTGCGCAAATCCTGGCGGTGGTCAATGAGATATTGCGCGACAAGGGATTGATGCTCAAGGCGGGATCGGCCGTCGATGCCACGTTGGTCGCGGCGCCCAGCTCGACCAAGAACGGCTCGGGCACACGCGATCCCGAGATGCAGTCGACTCAGAAAGGCCGCAACTGGTACTTCGGCATGAAAGCCCACGTGGGCGTGGACGCAGAATCAGGCTTGGTTCACACGGTCATCGGCACGGCAGCTAACGTGCACGACATCAATGTGGCACATGCGTTGTTGCACGGGGAGGAGACGAGTGTTTATGCCGACGCCGCATACCAGGGCATCGAAAAGCGTGAGCAAGCGGGTTCGGCCCGATGGCACGTTGCAATGCGGCCCAGCAAGCGCAGGAAACTGAATCTAGACGACCCTGTCGACGCGATATACGACAAGATTGAAAGGCTGAAGGCTGGTATTCGGGCGAAGGTTGAGCATCCTTTCCGAATACTCAAACGACAATTTGGCTACACGAAGACGCGATACCGGGGGCTGGCGAAGAATACCGCTCAAATCACTACGTTGTTTGCGTTGGGCAATCTATGGATGATGCGCAACGCGCTACGCCACTCGTAG
- a CDS encoding DUF3348 domain-containing protein has translation MQAPKRTAISGPALVRLLARIADLDVHAPAASLSDRLSHWLGWTDAIALSTALAGDPPAIPGARSASGGPEEACARVRASLVRAIAGDKPAHAPRHRAPAHMPAADPPTDFAVYRQRYLSVQQTMESDIGALRSRLRATLASASAHTARLAVVDAVMEQALAARERTLLAQAPALLGKHFERLRRANESSCGDAAAWLGVFEEDMRSVMLAELEVRFQPVEALLAACQSR, from the coding sequence GTGCAAGCCCCCAAGCGCACGGCGATCAGCGGCCCGGCGCTCGTCCGCCTGCTGGCGCGCATCGCCGATCTCGATGTTCACGCACCCGCCGCCTCGCTCTCGGACCGGCTGAGCCACTGGCTCGGCTGGACGGACGCGATCGCGCTTTCCACGGCGCTCGCCGGCGATCCGCCCGCCATCCCCGGTGCGCGATCCGCTTCCGGCGGCCCCGAAGAAGCGTGTGCGCGCGTGCGTGCTTCCCTTGTGCGCGCCATCGCCGGGGACAAGCCGGCTCACGCACCGCGCCATCGCGCGCCGGCGCACATGCCGGCTGCGGATCCGCCGACGGACTTCGCGGTGTATCGCCAGCGCTATCTGTCCGTGCAGCAGACGATGGAATCGGACATCGGCGCACTGAGAAGCCGCCTGCGCGCGACGCTCGCGTCGGCATCGGCGCACACCGCGCGTCTCGCTGTCGTCGATGCCGTGATGGAACAGGCGCTCGCCGCGCGCGAGCGCACGCTGCTCGCGCAGGCGCCCGCGCTGCTCGGCAAGCACTTCGAGCGCTTGCGGCGCGCGAACGAATCGTCTTGCGGCGATGCAGCCGCATGGCTTGGTGTGTTCGAAGAGGACATGCGAAGCGTCATGCTCGCCGAACTCGAAGTCCGTTTTCAACCGGTCGAAGCCTTGCTTGCGGCGTGTCAAAGCCGCTAA
- a CDS encoding DUF802 domain-containing protein, translating into MPRNLLNAAVFVAGLLAVCGIAIGYIGSNALALAVTLLIGACYVAGAYELQRYQQTTHALAQAIGQLQTTPKSLVTWLEQVPAALRNAVRQRIEGERVALPQPALAPYLVGLLVLLGMLGTLLGMVATLRGTGAALESSTDLAAIRASLAAPVTGLGFAFGTSIAGVATSAMLGLLSALCRRERLHVAQSLDIKAATTLRPFTQTHQREETFRLMQRQAETMPALVDRLHAMMTAIEAQSTAASERQLANQSAFHANTETAYRRLATSVELSLKQSVADSARAASAALQPVMQAAMDGISRETKVLHGSIEQAVARQLDGLSGGFAAATEKVSDIWDRSLDAHRTSNEALVQQMHASFARFTDGFEQRAGTLVDNVSQQMNGVSNALSESLLKHEEASAAVVTQTGASLAGFTQAFEQSSSSLVADVSARMNGVSDELRICVDKIADKLGDSLHKHEEASAALVTATIASLDGFAERIEARSTNLLEGVASRLESTSASLADAWRGALSEQQRAGEQLAAHHGRALNAATERLEQHSVSLLRSVEEAHSKLEAQLASRNDARLTAWTDALGAMAATLRDQWQKTNAFVERRQQDICETLAGTAREMTEASRAHAQSVIAEVERVMQSAAEAPKAAAEVVAEMRQKLSDSMVRDTAMLEERSRLLATLETLLDAVNHASTEQRTAVDALVATSADVLARAGTQFTDNVRAESERIGAVAAQVTGSAVEVASLGEAFGAAVQSFGASNETLVAQLHRIEAALDKTLARSDEQLAYYVAQAREVVDLSVMSQKQIVEDLQRIAAQRELDGARA; encoded by the coding sequence ATGCCCCGAAATCTCTTGAATGCAGCAGTGTTTGTGGCCGGCCTCCTGGCCGTCTGCGGTATAGCCATTGGTTATATCGGCTCGAATGCGCTCGCGCTCGCCGTCACGCTTCTCATCGGCGCGTGCTATGTGGCGGGCGCGTATGAATTGCAGCGCTATCAGCAGACGACGCATGCGCTCGCGCAAGCCATCGGCCAATTGCAGACGACGCCGAAAAGCCTCGTCACCTGGCTCGAGCAGGTGCCAGCCGCGCTGCGCAATGCGGTGCGGCAGCGCATCGAAGGCGAGCGCGTCGCGTTGCCGCAGCCGGCGCTCGCGCCGTACCTCGTCGGCTTGCTGGTGTTGCTCGGCATGCTCGGCACGCTGCTCGGCATGGTCGCGACGCTGCGAGGCACGGGCGCTGCGCTCGAAAGCTCCACGGATCTCGCCGCGATACGCGCATCGCTCGCCGCGCCGGTGACGGGCCTCGGCTTTGCGTTCGGCACGTCGATCGCGGGCGTCGCGACGTCGGCGATGCTCGGCCTCTTGTCGGCGTTGTGCCGTCGCGAAAGGCTACACGTCGCGCAATCGCTCGACATCAAGGCCGCGACCACGCTGCGGCCTTTCACGCAGACGCATCAACGCGAGGAGACGTTCAGGCTCATGCAGCGCCAGGCCGAAACAATGCCCGCGCTGGTGGACCGCCTCCACGCGATGATGACCGCGATCGAAGCCCAGAGCACTGCGGCAAGCGAGCGGCAACTCGCGAATCAGAGCGCGTTTCATGCGAATACCGAGACCGCGTATCGCCGGCTCGCGACATCGGTGGAGTTGTCGCTGAAGCAGAGCGTCGCCGACAGCGCGCGTGCCGCGAGCGCCGCATTGCAGCCGGTGATGCAGGCCGCGATGGACGGCATCTCGCGCGAGACCAAAGTGCTCCACGGCAGCATCGAACAGGCGGTCGCGCGGCAGCTCGACGGTTTGTCGGGCGGCTTCGCGGCGGCCACCGAAAAAGTCTCGGACATATGGGATCGCTCGCTCGACGCGCATCGCACGTCGAACGAGGCGCTGGTCCAGCAGATGCATGCATCGTTCGCGCGCTTCACGGATGGCTTTGAACAACGTGCAGGCACGCTCGTCGATAACGTGTCGCAGCAGATGAACGGCGTATCGAATGCGTTGAGCGAGTCGCTTCTCAAGCACGAAGAAGCGAGCGCAGCGGTGGTGACGCAAACGGGCGCATCGCTCGCGGGCTTCACGCAAGCCTTCGAACAGTCGTCGTCGAGTCTCGTCGCGGACGTATCGGCGCGCATGAACGGCGTCTCCGACGAGTTGCGGATTTGCGTCGACAAGATCGCGGACAAGCTCGGCGACTCGCTGCACAAACACGAGGAAGCGAGCGCGGCGCTCGTCACCGCGACAATCGCATCGCTCGATGGCTTTGCAGAGCGTATCGAAGCGCGTTCCACGAACCTGCTCGAAGGCGTGGCATCGCGGCTCGAAAGCACATCGGCGAGCCTTGCCGATGCGTGGCGCGGCGCGTTGTCCGAGCAACAGCGCGCAGGCGAGCAGCTTGCCGCGCATCACGGGCGAGCACTGAACGCGGCCACCGAGCGATTGGAACAGCATTCCGTATCACTTCTGCGTTCCGTCGAAGAAGCGCATTCGAAACTTGAAGCGCAGCTTGCATCGCGCAACGACGCGCGGCTCACCGCATGGACCGATGCGCTCGGCGCGATGGCCGCGACATTGCGCGACCAATGGCAGAAAACGAACGCGTTCGTCGAGCGCCGTCAGCAGGACATCTGCGAGACGCTCGCCGGCACCGCGCGCGAGATGACCGAGGCATCGCGCGCGCACGCGCAAAGCGTGATTGCCGAAGTGGAGCGCGTGATGCAGTCCGCCGCAGAAGCGCCGAAGGCCGCCGCCGAAGTCGTCGCCGAAATGCGCCAGAAGCTCTCCGACTCGATGGTCCGCGACACCGCGATGCTCGAAGAGCGCAGCCGTCTGCTGGCCACGCTCGAAACCTTGCTCGATGCCGTCAATCACGCATCGACCGAACAGCGCACGGCGGTAGACGCGCTCGTCGCGACGTCGGCGGACGTGCTCGCGCGCGCCGGCACGCAGTTCACCGACAACGTGCGCGCGGAGAGCGAAAGAATTGGCGCGGTCGCGGCGCAAGTCACGGGCAGCGCGGTCGAAGTGGCGAGCCTCGGCGAAGCGTTCGGCGCGGCGGTTCAGTCGTTCGGTGCATCGAACGAGACGCTCGTCGCTCAACTGCATCGCATCGAAGCGGCGCTCGACAAGACGCTTGCGCGCAGCGACGAACAGCTCGCGTACTACGTCGCGCAGGCGCGTGAAGTGGTGGACCTGAGCGTGATGTCGCAGAAGCAGATCGTCGAGGACTTGCAGCGCATCGCGGCGCAACGTGAGCTCGACGGAGCGCGCGCATGA
- a CDS encoding OmpA family protein, whose protein sequence is MNDELDGGIETAAPIWAAFADLMSVLLGAFVLILVAVIGVQLQLSTKLEQAVKERQQEAARRKTLEQALAGPLASGRVTLVNGRIGIAGNVLFALNSDQLQPQGRDVLKSLVAPLSAYLGSHDEILMISGFADDQQVREGNRRFADNWELSAKRALTVTRALIDAGVAPSSVFAAAFGSQQPVSTNADDEGRAKNRRVEISAVPRPTNSLVKPRG, encoded by the coding sequence ATGAACGACGAACTCGATGGCGGCATCGAGACCGCCGCGCCCATTTGGGCCGCGTTCGCGGACCTGATGTCGGTGCTGCTCGGCGCGTTCGTGCTGATCCTCGTCGCGGTCATCGGCGTGCAGTTGCAGCTATCGACGAAGCTCGAACAGGCCGTCAAGGAACGTCAGCAGGAAGCAGCGCGGCGCAAGACGCTCGAACAGGCGCTCGCGGGGCCGCTGGCGTCGGGGCGCGTGACGCTCGTGAACGGGCGTATCGGCATCGCGGGCAACGTGCTCTTCGCGCTCAATTCCGATCAACTGCAACCGCAGGGACGCGACGTGCTGAAGAGCCTCGTCGCGCCGCTGTCCGCGTATCTCGGATCGCATGACGAAATCCTGATGATCAGCGGCTTCGCGGACGATCAGCAAGTGCGCGAAGGCAATCGACGGTTCGCGGACAACTGGGAGTTGTCGGCCAAGCGCGCGTTGACGGTCACGCGCGCGCTGATCGATGCGGGCGTCGCGCCTTCTTCGGTGTTCGCGGCGGCATTCGGCTCCCAACAACCCGTCAGTACGAACGCCGACGACGAAGGCCGCGCGAAGAACCGGCGCGTGGAAATATCGGCGGTGCCGCGCCCGACGAATTCGCTGGTGAAGCCTCGTGGCTGA
- a CDS encoding DUF2894 domain-containing protein: protein MADTIDEAIAKLDAWRANGDDRVNAARFRMMEAMARRALAHEGEARRIIEARLLALLNEFERDVSDARAMPAQDAQAGRSPLSALLDDMATHAASHPSHAQLLDYFRAVWSKVSAERQLRESLQKVPRNAGPLNSSSLVHRSLALMREVSPGYLQHFLAYVDTLSWLEEATGAAAPVVKEAPRGKKPARGGAR, encoded by the coding sequence GTGGCTGACACCATCGACGAAGCCATTGCGAAGCTCGACGCATGGCGCGCGAACGGCGACGACCGCGTGAATGCGGCGCGCTTTCGTATGATGGAAGCGATGGCGCGGCGCGCGTTGGCGCATGAAGGCGAGGCGCGCCGCATCATCGAGGCGAGATTATTAGCGCTGCTGAACGAATTCGAGCGCGATGTGTCCGACGCTCGCGCGATGCCCGCGCAAGATGCCCAGGCGGGGCGTTCCCCGCTGTCAGCCTTGCTCGACGATATGGCCACGCACGCGGCCTCGCATCCTTCTCATGCGCAATTGCTCGACTATTTCCGCGCTGTGTGGTCGAAGGTTAGCGCGGAACGGCAGTTGCGCGAGTCGCTGCAGAAAGTGCCCAGAAACGCGGGGCCACTCAATTCGAGCAGCCTCGTGCACCGTTCGCTTGCGCTGATGCGCGAAGTATCGCCGGGCTATCTGCAGCACTTTCTCGCTTATGTGGATACGCTTTCGTGGCTGGAAGAAGCGACAGGCGCAGCCGCGCCTGTCGTGAAAGAAGCGCCGCGCGGCAAGAAGCCCGCGCGGGGCGGCGCGCGTTAG